The Pedobacter roseus genome contains a region encoding:
- a CDS encoding glycosyltransferase family 2 protein codes for MNPSVAVVILNWNGKAYLKQFLPGILLSEYDNLQIVVGDNASTDDSVSFLQENFPTVKIIQNDQNYGFAGGYNKVLERVEADYYILLNSDVEVVPNWIKPIISLMESDAQIAAAQPKIKWQLNKNQFEYAGAAGGYLDIYAFPFCRGRLFNVYEFDNGQYNEQKEVFWASGAAFFIKSKCWREAGGLDADLFAHMEEIDLCWRLKNLNYKIMYCPDAEVYHVGGGTLQTENPFKTYLNFRNNLIIMQKNLPAGDAIFRITIRMFIDFIAWWHFLLTGKPKFTMAVTKGHWHFLKSLTKTNKKRKLVQKDYTKHTGVYNNSIVWAFFIKKIKYFSNLK; via the coding sequence ATGAACCCATCAGTAGCCGTTGTAATTTTAAACTGGAATGGAAAAGCATATTTAAAGCAGTTTTTACCCGGAATTTTGCTTTCCGAATATGATAACCTACAAATTGTTGTTGGCGATAATGCCTCAACAGACGACTCAGTTTCATTTTTACAAGAAAATTTCCCAACTGTTAAAATTATCCAAAATGATCAGAACTATGGATTTGCAGGAGGCTACAATAAAGTTTTAGAACGTGTAGAAGCCGATTATTATATTTTGCTCAACTCAGACGTAGAAGTTGTTCCAAACTGGATTAAACCTATCATTAGCCTAATGGAAAGTGATGCGCAGATTGCAGCAGCACAGCCCAAAATTAAATGGCAACTGAACAAAAACCAGTTTGAATATGCAGGAGCTGCCGGAGGTTATCTGGATATATATGCCTTTCCTTTCTGTCGTGGAAGGCTTTTTAATGTTTATGAGTTTGATAACGGTCAATATAACGAACAAAAAGAGGTTTTTTGGGCTAGCGGAGCGGCCTTTTTTATTAAAAGCAAATGCTGGAGAGAAGCTGGTGGCCTGGATGCCGATCTTTTCGCCCACATGGAAGAAATAGACCTCTGCTGGCGCTTGAAAAACCTGAACTACAAAATTATGTATTGTCCGGATGCTGAAGTGTATCATGTTGGCGGCGGAACTTTACAAACGGAAAATCCATTTAAAACTTACCTCAATTTCAGGAATAACCTCATCATTATGCAGAAAAACCTTCCTGCAGGTGATGCTATTTTCAGGATTACCATTCGAATGTTTATCGATTTTATTGCCTGGTGGCACTTTTTACTTACCGGAAAACCAAAATTCACTATGGCAGTAACTAAAGGACACTGGCACTTTCTTAAATCCTTAACAAAAACAAATAAAAAAAGAAAATTGGTTCAAAAAGACTATACCAAACATACCGGGGTGTACAATAACAGCATTGTTTGGGCATTTTTTATTAAGAAAATTAAATATTTCTCGAATTTGAAATAA
- a CDS encoding lysophospholipid acyltransferase family protein: MIKRGIAHVGVFFLYLLSLLPLPLLFFFARLLYYLLYYVIGYRKKVVRQNLTQSFPEKSAAEIKAIEKKFFLYLAELIFEIIKMTSISKAETLKRVKFTGLEQLEVHFKAGESVLACTGHYGNWELGTLALGLSISAKTMVIFKPIKNKVFETWFDCMRTRYGNIFIAMRQTLRGMAAYKNEPTLLCFASDQSPTREETKYFTDFLNQPTAALLGVEKIAKSTKRPIYYFKVNVVKKGYYHIEVLPMCLEPAKMAEYEITDLHFKFLENIIKEQPQYWLWSHKRWKFKPE, encoded by the coding sequence ATGATTAAAAGAGGGATTGCGCATGTTGGCGTATTTTTTTTATACCTGTTATCGCTGCTCCCCCTGCCTTTGCTGTTTTTTTTTGCAAGATTACTATATTATCTGCTTTATTACGTAATAGGCTATCGAAAAAAAGTTGTCAGACAGAATTTAACCCAGTCTTTTCCCGAAAAATCTGCTGCTGAAATAAAAGCAATTGAGAAAAAATTCTTCCTGTACCTGGCTGAACTTATTTTTGAAATCATCAAAATGACCAGTATTTCGAAAGCTGAAACCTTAAAAAGAGTAAAGTTTACAGGCTTGGAACAATTGGAAGTTCATTTTAAAGCCGGAGAAAGTGTACTGGCCTGTACAGGCCACTATGGCAACTGGGAATTAGGCACTTTAGCACTTGGCTTGAGCATTTCGGCCAAAACCATGGTTATTTTTAAACCCATCAAAAATAAAGTCTTCGAAACCTGGTTCGATTGTATGCGCACCAGGTATGGAAACATTTTTATTGCTATGCGGCAAACACTACGTGGCATGGCCGCTTATAAAAATGAACCTACGCTTTTGTGTTTTGCAAGCGATCAATCACCCACCAGGGAAGAAACTAAATATTTTACTGATTTTTTAAATCAGCCCACGGCAGCACTTTTAGGTGTAGAAAAAATTGCAAAATCGACTAAAAGACCGATATATTATTTTAAAGTAAATGTGGTAAAAAAAGGTTATTACCATATAGAAGTGTTGCCTATGTGCCTCGAACCCGCTAAAATGGCAGAATATGAGATCACAGACCTGCACTTTAAATTTTTAGAAAACATTATAAAAGAACAGCCCCAATACTGGCTCTGGAGCCATAAGCGCTGGAAATTTAAACCCGAATAA
- a CDS encoding WbqC family protein, whose amino-acid sequence MQNTAILPLFYLPPVGYFSLLQKLGEDFLIEKHEHLAKQTYRNRASIYSPNGKLDITVPVVKGAKTHTKMKDVRISYDFNWQRLHWLSLESCYRSSAYFEFYEDELSRFYTNKFEFLFDYNFELLEWLNKKLKLNKNFEVTGEYFDDIKPELDFRSIMNPKKQEDIVNNKSYYQVFEDKHQFLPNLSIVDLLFNQGPQARLYL is encoded by the coding sequence ATGCAGAATACAGCTATACTTCCATTATTTTATCTTCCGCCAGTAGGTTATTTTAGTTTATTGCAAAAGCTGGGAGAGGATTTTTTAATTGAAAAACATGAACATTTAGCCAAGCAGACTTACCGTAACAGGGCCAGTATTTATTCGCCCAATGGCAAACTTGATATTACCGTTCCGGTGGTTAAAGGCGCTAAAACACATACGAAAATGAAGGATGTACGGATTAGTTACGATTTTAACTGGCAGCGTTTGCATTGGTTAAGTTTAGAAAGCTGTTACCGGAGTTCTGCTTATTTCGAGTTTTACGAAGATGAACTCTCGCGTTTTTATACAAACAAATTCGAATTTCTGTTCGATTATAATTTCGAACTTTTAGAGTGGCTGAACAAAAAGCTAAAATTGAATAAAAATTTTGAGGTAACTGGCGAATATTTTGACGACATTAAACCGGAATTGGATTTCCGTTCTATTATGAACCCTAAAAAACAGGAAGATATTGTAAACAATAAGTCCTATTATCAGGTTTTTGAAGATAAACATCAATTTTTACCCAACTTAAGTATCGTTGATCTGTTATTTAACCAGGGCCCCCAAGCCCGGCTATATTTGTAA
- the corA gene encoding magnesium/cobalt transporter CorA, which produces MGKNKPRNRHKHYKVPAPGTSPGLYAIDEEALKPLIVLHTYNDRSYKKTELENINNIDKLIENKDFYYWFDIKGLADPNIFETLYAKLDISRLVLEDITSSYQRPKLDEYDNDKYIFSVSRHLYLGEDNVLCNDQISFILSERTLITFQETYADCFEPVRKRLEIGKGNIRIGGSSYLMYAIMDVIVDNYFTLLNFWGEELDAIEDRLYDHPDKRIMYDTQAIKRSLITIRKVTWPERDKLNDIIRTDSPLISDLTKTYMKDAYDHCIQIIDFIESLKEIASANIDMNLSIISNRMNEIMKVLTIISSIFIPLTFIAGIYGMNFSREDPATGKILKDNMPELYAAHGYLYTWIVMAVIAVLQVIYFWRKGWFK; this is translated from the coding sequence ATGGGAAAAAACAAGCCACGTAACCGTCATAAACACTATAAAGTTCCAGCGCCGGGCACTAGTCCGGGTTTGTACGCCATCGATGAAGAGGCGTTAAAGCCACTCATTGTACTGCATACTTATAATGATAGGAGTTATAAGAAAACCGAGCTGGAAAATATCAATAACATTGATAAACTGATCGAGAACAAAGATTTTTATTACTGGTTCGATATCAAAGGTTTGGCTGATCCCAATATATTTGAAACCCTATATGCTAAGCTAGACATTAGCAGGCTCGTGCTTGAAGATATTACCAGTTCTTATCAGCGACCTAAACTGGATGAATACGATAATGATAAATATATTTTTTCGGTAAGCAGGCATTTATATTTAGGCGAAGATAATGTGCTCTGCAATGATCAGATTTCCTTTATTTTATCAGAACGTACACTGATTACCTTCCAGGAAACTTATGCAGATTGTTTTGAACCGGTAAGGAAACGCTTAGAAATAGGGAAGGGTAATATCCGCATCGGTGGTAGCAGTTATTTGATGTATGCCATTATGGATGTAATTGTAGATAATTATTTTACGCTTTTGAATTTTTGGGGCGAAGAATTGGATGCAATTGAAGACCGCCTATATGATCATCCTGATAAAAGGATCATGTACGATACACAGGCCATTAAAAGATCATTGATCACAATCAGGAAAGTAACCTGGCCGGAAAGAGATAAATTGAACGATATTATCCGTACAGACAGCCCGCTAATATCCGATCTGACCAAAACCTATATGAAAGATGCTTATGACCATTGCATCCAGATCATTGATTTTATAGAATCGTTAAAGGAGATTGCCTCGGCCAATATTGATATGAATTTATCGATCATCAGTAACCGGATGAACGAGATTATGAAGGTATTGACCATTATTTCGTCGATATTTATTCCATTAACCTTTATTGCAGGGATTTACGGAATGAATTTTAGCAGGGAAGATCCGGCAACAGGAAAAATACTAAAAGATAATATGCCTGAGTTGTATGCGGCACATGGTTATTTATACACCTGGATTGTGATGGCTGTGATTGCAGTTTTACAGGTGATCTATTTTTGGCGTAAAGGTTGGTTTAAATAA
- a CDS encoding type II toxin-antitoxin system ParD family antitoxin, producing MGRNTSMALGDHFENFVDERISEGRFKNASEVIRAGLRLLEDEENKIKILKEALQVGIDSGMVKDFDPKKHLEMLKAKKRKNG from the coding sequence ATGGGACGAAATACATCTATGGCTTTAGGAGATCATTTTGAAAATTTTGTTGATGAAAGAATTTCCGAAGGAAGATTTAAAAATGCAAGTGAGGTTATTCGGGCAGGGTTAAGATTATTGGAAGATGAAGAAAATAAAATCAAAATTTTAAAAGAAGCGCTTCAGGTGGGAATTGATAGTGGAATGGTTAAGGACTTTGATCCGAAAAAACATCTTGAAATGTTGAAAGCCAAAAAGAGGAAAAATGGCTAA
- a CDS encoding type II toxin-antitoxin system RelE/ParE family toxin, translating into MAKFSLSNKAIEDLSEIWDYTYDIWSENQADKYYKLLIGFCTQIAKKPEIGRNYKETNQNVLGFKAGEHIIFYLIIDNGEIEIARILHAKMDLGSKMSEL; encoded by the coding sequence ATGGCTAAGTTCTCTCTCAGTAACAAAGCGATTGAAGATTTAAGTGAAATTTGGGATTACACTTATGATATTTGGTCTGAAAATCAAGCAGATAAATATTATAAGCTATTGATTGGATTTTGTACTCAGATTGCAAAGAAACCTGAAATAGGTAGAAATTATAAGGAGACAAACCAAAATGTATTAGGATTCAAAGCTGGTGAACATATCATTTTCTATCTGATAATTGATAATGGAGAAATCGAAATAGCTAGGATTTTACATGCTAAGATGGATTTAGGATCTAAAATGTCAGAACTTTAA
- the mgtE gene encoding magnesium transporter: protein MQSFEIDKSDVLKVKNAILAGDETLKIVLEEYHASEIAILFERLDKSEQRHIINLLPAEIASEIISEMDEESHPEDLLFELHPDKRTEIVEELDYDDATDIISQLEDHEQKEILEDLTEDHASEIRNLLTYDEKTAGGLMNTELICVNINLTKKDAIDEIIRQSEEMEEFYTIYVVDDEEIFKGIVSLKDIIKAKHNAKITELVKIDAVYVHPDTDQEEVANLISQYNLTSIPVIDEHQKLLGRVTFDDVIDVMEAESTEDILKISGVSEDEELSGNWVEAVKSRLPWLIINLGTAFLASSVVRYFDPTIKLIPSLAAYMTIIAGMGGNAATQALAVTVRRISLYDLTDKQAYRTVLKEFTVGLINGASNGIIVFIFAFFFDGNPMLGLVIFLAMTGNLIIAGITGAGIPLILKRVGIDPAIASSIIITTFTDVFGFLLILGLASKLLL from the coding sequence ATGCAGTCATTCGAAATAGATAAAAGCGACGTACTCAAGGTTAAAAATGCAATTTTAGCTGGCGATGAAACTTTAAAAATAGTTTTAGAGGAATACCATGCCTCAGAAATAGCAATTTTGTTCGAACGTTTGGATAAATCCGAACAGCGGCATATCATAAACCTTCTTCCGGCAGAGATCGCTTCCGAAATTATTTCGGAAATGGATGAAGAATCCCACCCGGAGGATTTACTCTTTGAGCTTCACCCCGATAAACGTACCGAAATTGTTGAGGAGTTGGATTATGATGATGCAACAGATATTATTTCGCAACTGGAAGACCACGAGCAGAAAGAAATTCTGGAAGATCTGACCGAAGATCATGCTTCAGAAATCAGGAACCTTTTAACCTACGACGAAAAAACCGCCGGTGGTTTGATGAACACAGAACTGATTTGTGTAAACATCAACCTCACCAAAAAAGACGCGATAGACGAGATTATTCGTCAGAGCGAGGAAATGGAAGAGTTTTATACCATTTATGTGGTAGATGACGAGGAGATTTTTAAAGGTATTGTTTCGTTAAAAGATATCATCAAGGCAAAACACAATGCCAAAATAACCGAACTGGTTAAAATAGATGCCGTTTATGTTCATCCTGATACCGACCAGGAAGAAGTGGCCAATTTGATTTCTCAATATAACTTAACCAGTATTCCGGTAATAGACGAACACCAGAAATTATTGGGACGGGTAACTTTCGATGATGTGATCGATGTAATGGAGGCAGAAAGTACCGAAGATATCTTGAAAATTTCAGGGGTATCAGAAGATGAAGAATTAAGCGGTAACTGGGTAGAAGCGGTGAAATCGCGTTTGCCATGGTTAATTATCAATCTCGGTACGGCTTTTTTAGCTTCATCAGTAGTGCGTTATTTCGATCCGACCATTAAACTGATTCCTTCTTTAGCAGCCTACATGACCATCATTGCCGGAATGGGCGGAAATGCAGCTACCCAGGCACTTGCCGTAACGGTGAGGCGTATTTCACTTTACGATTTAACGGATAAACAAGCCTACCGAACGGTTTTAAAAGAGTTTACTGTTGGGTTAATCAACGGTGCATCTAACGGAATAATCGTATTTATTTTTGCTTTCTTTTTCGATGGAAACCCGATGCTCGGCTTGGTTATCTTCCTGGCTATGACGGGTAATCTGATCATTGCAGGCATCACCGGTGCAGGTATCCCGCTTATTTTAAAAAGGGTAGGTATCGATCCTGCCATTGCATCATCTATAATTATTACTACTTTTACCGACGTTTTTGGTTTCCTGTTAATTTTAGGATTGGCCAGCAAACTTTTACTATAA
- the bioB gene encoding biotin synthase BioB, with protein sequence MQTTRHDWTKEEIYEIYNRPFLDLVYEAASIHRENKDYNEVQVSSLISIKTGGCAEDCSYCPQAARYHTELEVQPLMQVGQVVSAAVKAKEGGASRLCMGAAWREVRDNRDFDRVIEMVKAVNDMDMEVCCTLGMLTENQAQRLADAGLYAYNHNIDTSEDDYKRIISTRTYDDRLNTIKNVRKAKLTVCSGGIIGLGETVEDRVSMLQTLSNMEKHPESVPVNALVPVKGTPLENQPRVPIWDMVRMIATARIVMPNSVVRLSAGRNEMSTLEQAFCFMAGASSIFAGDKLLTTPNPAFVDDMAMFELLGLKTRDAFKNGRPANTRIAEETV encoded by the coding sequence ATGCAAACAACAAGACACGATTGGACAAAAGAAGAAATATACGAAATTTATAACAGGCCATTTTTGGATCTGGTTTACGAAGCTGCTAGCATCCACAGAGAGAATAAAGATTACAATGAAGTTCAGGTAAGTTCATTAATCTCGATCAAAACCGGAGGTTGTGCCGAAGATTGTTCATATTGCCCGCAAGCTGCCCGTTACCATACCGAATTAGAAGTACAGCCTTTAATGCAGGTTGGCCAGGTGGTTAGTGCTGCAGTTAAAGCTAAAGAAGGTGGAGCATCACGTTTGTGTATGGGGGCTGCCTGGCGCGAAGTACGCGATAACCGTGATTTCGACCGTGTAATTGAAATGGTTAAAGCAGTAAATGATATGGATATGGAAGTTTGCTGTACTTTGGGCATGCTTACTGAAAATCAGGCACAACGTTTAGCTGATGCTGGTTTATATGCTTATAACCACAATATTGATACTTCTGAAGATGATTATAAACGCATCATCTCAACCAGAACTTATGATGACCGTTTAAATACCATAAAAAACGTACGTAAAGCCAAATTAACAGTTTGTAGCGGAGGTATTATCGGCTTAGGCGAAACGGTTGAAGATCGTGTTTCGATGTTGCAAACCTTATCAAATATGGAGAAACACCCTGAATCGGTACCGGTTAATGCCTTGGTTCCGGTAAAAGGAACTCCATTGGAAAATCAGCCACGTGTTCCAATTTGGGATATGGTGAGGATGATTGCTACAGCACGTATTGTTATGCCAAATTCGGTAGTGCGTTTATCCGCAGGTAGAAATGAGATGAGTACTTTAGAGCAGGCTTTTTGCTTTATGGCGGGTGCAAGTTCTATTTTTGCAGGCGATAAATTACTAACTACGCCAAATCCTGCCTTTGTAGATGATATGGCCATGTTTGAACTATTAGGCTTAAAAACCCGCGATGCCTTTAAAAACGGTCGCCCGGCGAATACAAGAATTGCAGAAGAAACTGTTTAA
- a CDS encoding organic hydroperoxide resistance protein yields the protein MEKLYTAEVTATGGRDGHVKSSDGILDFELRKPKELGGQGGATNPEELFAAAWGPCYLGALGSIAEREGVDVSEANVKVLVSFNKDGNSFALSADLDVHIPGISHEEAQSLADKAHRACPYSKATKGNIEVRVTAV from the coding sequence ATGGAAAAGCTATATACGGCTGAAGTTACAGCTACTGGAGGAAGAGACGGACACGTTAAATCGAGTGATGGAATTTTAGATTTCGAGTTAAGAAAACCAAAAGAACTGGGTGGACAAGGTGGTGCAACCAACCCTGAAGAATTATTTGCAGCAGCATGGGGACCATGTTATTTAGGCGCTTTAGGTTCTATAGCCGAACGCGAAGGTGTTGATGTTAGCGAAGCTAACGTTAAGGTATTGGTTTCGTTTAATAAGGATGGGAACTCATTTGCACTTTCGGCTGATCTGGATGTGCATATCCCTGGAATCTCTCATGAAGAAGCACAATCCTTAGCCGATAAAGCACACCGGGCCTGTCCATATTCTAAGGCAACCAAAGGAAATATTGAAGTAAGGGTAACTGCGGTATAG
- a CDS encoding gliding motility-associated C-terminal domain-containing protein, which yields MPSKLCAQSSPDNIGFENGNFQNWKIYAGSIAIENNQNVVTMNEVPKAISGRHTIISNKNLVDPYGGFHLIPPSGGNYSVKLGNNVSGAQIDGISYLMTVPADQPEFTLTYQYAVVLEDPDHQPFEQPRFIARIKDVEKNEYIPCASFEYVATSSLPGFKKSAEYESVIYKDWSPVTINLSGYQGKQLLVEFISTDCSRGQHFGYAYVDINNVYGDLVTGSTYCASADAVSLSGPSGYQTYNWYSADRTINYGSGQSINIKPKPADGSRILLDIVPYTGFGCPSTVSTVIHGIDYELKVLNKDVVCQGAEINLLDPKYILNKSEGFTYLAYEDKDLTKPLNGPVKIVADKTFYIKGGNSKGCESVVPIEISIFNAANISTKNPDAVCYSESVDITNAALYLGNLEGISRSYFADEAATQIVPDPQHIDKTGRYFIKLSNQMGCSKIISIEVNVKDKPVLKVTNPEPVCIAAKVDITAANLFSGSDASFKYSFYKDPELSELLTDPAHIDQSGTYYVKAVSANGCTVSDKIEVRINDLPVLHVKNPEAACFPDKVDITNPALYAGSTTGLNYSFFYDEALTNKVTFPKAITKAGTYYIKAANDGGCFTTGKIQVNFNTAPIIVLHKPKAVFDNGFVDLTASEITKGSSSFIKAGYFEDAYLKRPIADPTKVNRAGVYYISIQNENGCITSAPIEVDILPQPKIVVPTAFTPQKDTNNRLYPFLVSIQKLISFKVYNKWGILVYQSENLANGGWDGQFKSQMQPLETFSWFAEGIDTFGGKFQSKGKTILIL from the coding sequence ATGCCATCTAAATTATGTGCGCAATCCTCTCCGGATAATATCGGATTTGAAAATGGAAATTTTCAGAACTGGAAGATTTATGCAGGTTCTATTGCCATCGAAAATAATCAGAATGTAGTTACAATGAATGAAGTACCCAAAGCAATTTCGGGAAGGCATACCATTATCAGCAACAAAAATCTGGTAGATCCCTACGGTGGTTTTCATTTGATTCCACCTTCTGGCGGAAACTATTCAGTTAAATTGGGAAATAACGTTAGCGGTGCACAGATTGATGGAATATCTTACCTGATGACTGTTCCGGCTGATCAACCAGAATTTACGCTAACCTACCAATATGCGGTTGTTTTAGAAGATCCGGATCACCAGCCATTTGAACAACCCCGTTTTATTGCCAGAATAAAAGATGTAGAGAAGAATGAATACATTCCATGCGCCTCGTTTGAATATGTAGCTACTTCATCATTGCCAGGTTTCAAAAAATCAGCGGAGTACGAAAGTGTTATTTATAAAGATTGGTCGCCGGTAACCATTAATTTATCGGGTTATCAGGGTAAACAATTGCTTGTCGAATTTATCAGTACCGATTGTTCAAGGGGGCAACACTTTGGATATGCCTATGTAGATATCAATAATGTGTATGGTGATTTAGTTACCGGCAGTACTTATTGTGCCAGTGCCGATGCCGTTAGCTTATCCGGCCCCAGTGGTTACCAAACCTACAATTGGTATAGTGCAGACCGGACAATCAACTATGGTTCCGGACAGTCGATCAATATTAAACCGAAACCTGCCGATGGTTCGCGTATCCTGCTTGATATAGTGCCATACACAGGCTTTGGCTGCCCAAGTACAGTAAGTACGGTAATTCATGGGATAGACTATGAACTTAAGGTTTTAAATAAAGATGTAGTGTGCCAAGGTGCTGAGATTAACCTTTTAGATCCGAAATATATTCTCAATAAATCAGAAGGTTTTACTTATCTGGCTTATGAGGATAAAGATTTAACAAAGCCGTTAAATGGTCCGGTTAAAATAGTGGCCGATAAAACTTTTTACATTAAAGGAGGCAACAGCAAAGGCTGTGAAAGTGTGGTTCCGATTGAGATTTCGATATTTAATGCTGCAAACATCAGTACCAAAAATCCTGATGCGGTTTGTTATTCGGAAAGTGTCGATATTACAAATGCAGCTTTATACCTTGGTAATTTAGAAGGGATTAGCAGGTCGTATTTTGCGGATGAAGCGGCTACTCAAATCGTTCCAGATCCTCAGCACATCGATAAAACAGGAAGATATTTTATCAAACTTTCCAACCAAATGGGTTGCAGCAAAATTATTTCTATTGAAGTAAATGTTAAGGATAAGCCTGTTTTAAAAGTGACCAATCCAGAACCAGTATGTATTGCAGCAAAAGTTGATATTACTGCTGCTAATCTCTTTTCAGGTAGTGATGCAAGTTTCAAGTACAGTTTTTATAAGGATCCGGAGTTAAGTGAGCTGCTTACCGATCCGGCACATATTGATCAATCCGGCACTTATTATGTAAAAGCGGTTAGTGCAAATGGATGTACGGTTAGTGATAAAATCGAGGTTCGAATCAATGATCTGCCGGTGTTGCATGTTAAAAATCCTGAAGCGGCCTGCTTTCCCGACAAAGTAGATATCACCAATCCAGCGCTTTATGCTGGTTCAACAACAGGTTTAAACTATTCGTTTTTTTACGATGAGGCACTAACCAATAAGGTTACTTTTCCAAAAGCCATTACAAAGGCTGGAACTTACTATATTAAAGCTGCAAATGATGGAGGATGTTTTACTACGGGTAAAATACAGGTGAATTTTAATACCGCTCCAATCATCGTGCTGCATAAACCAAAAGCAGTTTTTGATAATGGTTTTGTAGATTTAACAGCCTCAGAAATTACCAAAGGAAGCAGCAGCTTTATAAAGGCGGGCTATTTTGAAGATGCCTATTTAAAACGTCCAATAGCTGATCCCACAAAAGTAAACAGGGCAGGAGTTTATTATATTTCTATCCAGAACGAAAATGGATGTATAACTTCTGCTCCGATAGAGGTAGATATTCTGCCTCAGCCCAAAATTGTTGTTCCAACGGCATTTACCCCTCAAAAAGATACCAATAACCGTTTATATCCATTTTTAGTGAGCATCCAGAAACTGATCAGTTTTAAGGTGTACAATAAATGGGGAATATTGGTTTATCAAAGCGAAAATTTAGCCAATGGCGGCTGGGACGGACAATTTAAAAGCCAGATGCAGCCTTTAGAAACCTTTTCTTGGTTCGCAGAAGGGATTGACACCTTTGGAGGGAAATTTCAGTCAAAAGGTAAAACTATACTCATATTATAA
- a CDS encoding PorP/SprF family type IX secretion system membrane protein, protein MHRPLLILFLCLATICCSAQDPKFSQYFAAPLTLNPAFTGFFDGDYRVAANTRQQWGNLGDPYNTYSVSGDLKLVKDENFINSYFSLGLSGLFDESLNKALKSQYISASVSYYQYMDEQHRFKFGLAPQVSYVSKYLDYNKLTFASQYNGDGGFNSAMPNYLDLKNDKTSYFDLNIGANFAASFDYWSFAVGYAQYHLTKPQEALLSNSNDIVSARKTINFGMLYLLNNNVDLNVTGVYNAQKKNRDMIFGTVLGLKPGDETKMKLNFGIWYKFNEASFYPYIGVAMGNISAGMNYTVYGSKLLSATPRTYELSFIYRHNNFKGFKVPCPRF, encoded by the coding sequence ATGCACAGACCGCTACTCATTTTATTTTTGTGCTTAGCTACAATATGCTGTTCGGCACAGGACCCGAAGTTTTCGCAATACTTCGCGGCTCCTTTAACTTTAAATCCTGCATTTACAGGCTTTTTTGATGGTGATTACCGGGTTGCTGCGAATACCAGGCAACAATGGGGCAATCTTGGCGATCCCTACAATACCTATAGTGTTTCAGGCGATTTGAAACTGGTCAAAGATGAAAATTTCATCAATAGTTATTTCAGCCTGGGATTGAGTGGATTGTTTGATGAATCTTTAAATAAAGCCTTAAAATCGCAATACATCAGTGCCAGTGTTTCTTATTATCAATATATGGATGAGCAGCATCGGTTTAAATTCGGTTTAGCGCCTCAGGTATCTTACGTTTCAAAATATTTAGATTATAACAAACTTACTTTTGCTTCTCAATATAATGGCGATGGAGGTTTTAATAGCGCAATGCCCAATTATCTTGATTTAAAAAATGATAAAACATCATATTTCGACCTGAATATTGGTGCCAATTTTGCAGCCAGTTTCGATTATTGGAGTTTTGCCGTTGGTTATGCGCAATATCACCTTACAAAACCCCAGGAAGCTTTATTAAGCAACAGTAACGATATTGTTTCAGCACGGAAAACCATCAATTTTGGTATGCTTTATCTGTTAAACAACAATGTTGATTTGAATGTAACAGGCGTTTACAATGCGCAAAAAAAAAACAGAGATATGATTTTCGGAACTGTTTTAGGACTCAAACCTGGAGATGAAACCAAAATGAAGCTAAATTTTGGAATATGGTATAAGTTTAATGAAGCTTCGTTTTATCCATATATCGGTGTGGCCATGGGGAACATCAGCGCCGGAATGAATTATACGGTTTATGGCAGTAAATTATTAAGCGCTACACCACGTACTTATGAACTCTCTTTCATTTACCGGCATAATAATTTTAAGGGTTTTAAAGTGCCTTGCCCTAGGTTTTAA